The Lolium rigidum isolate FL_2022 chromosome 2, APGP_CSIRO_Lrig_0.1, whole genome shotgun sequence genomic interval GTATTTAATTTGTGTTTGAACGTACGAGTGACATTTGTTTAACTAGGGATTCCGTTTTTTTACCATGCTATTTTAAATTTTCTTAAATCGAGCTTGCTGAAGTGTTCAAAGAAGATACTGATTTGTTTACTTCTGGCCCTTCTCTCTTTGTCTAAAATAACTCAGTGTGCAAAGATGTTGAGAAGAGAACCATGAATATCAATTTTGTAGGTCACCAAGGACGCCTGCCCAATCATCTTCCATGACAACTTTATCTTTACTGAAGAACAGGTAAGTTTCATATATACCCTGTTTTGCTTTGTATCCTTCCTCTGTTCTGAGGTTTTGCCTGGAATGAGTCATAGCTGAATCACATAATCTCAATACGAATATCTGTTTTTTCAGGGTAAAGTTTCAGACAGACGTGTCACAGATCTTCGGCTGGAAGAATTCCTCCAGTATGGACCTCAAAATAAGGAGGGGAAGGTATTATAATAATGCAAAACACCTATTTTTGCTCATCTTGTCATTTGCGACTTCGGTACTTCTATGTAGAATCTAATAATGTTCTGCTTCATGACAGAATGGGAAGCCTTTGTTGCGGAAAATGAAGGATGGTAGAGTTTTGAATTGGAATGTGCAATCAGATGATCCTCTTTGCACCCTTCAAGAAGCATTCGAGAAGGTCAATCCAAGATTGGGCTTCAACGTTGAGCTAAAATTTGATGACAATCTTgtataccaggaggaagagctcaGCCACATCCTCGAGGCCATCTTGAAGGCATGTTTTGCTTACTCTAACACTTTCCAATTGTGTACAGCATACCTGTCTAACACTTTCGTTTGCAACTTGGAAACAGGTGGTCTTTGAGTATGCCAAGGACAGACCTATCATTTTCTCTAGCTTCCAGCCCGATGCTGCACAGCTCATGCGAAAAATGCAAAGCACATACCCTGTAAGTACACTGTTGCCTGACACATTGCAAATTCCATTAGAACTTGTATTCGTACCATGACAGACACCGCTTAATGATTGTATACAATCACCGTTTTGATGTTCAGGTTTACTTCTTGACAAATGGTGGGACAGAAATCTATACTGACGTGAGGAGGAACTCGTTGGAAGAGGCAGTTAAGCTTTGTCTTGCCTGCGGCATGCAAGGAATTGTCTCGGAGGCCCGTGCAATATTCAGGTTCCCGGCCGCTATACCAAAGATCAAAGAGGCTGACCTCTCCCTATTGACCTACGGAACATTGAAGTAAGTTATAGAGTTTGTCAGAAACCTCTTTTGAACAACCTGATTAAGTTGTTAACTACCTGAATCCGAGCCCTAAACAATTTATGTCCTCGTGCAAATTTGCAGTAATGTGCCGGAGGCCGTGTACATGCAGCACCTGATGGGAGTGAACGGGGTCATAGTGGACCTCGTGCCGGAGATCACCAAGGCCATCTCTGATCTCATCGCCACCCCCCAGACCGACATGGAAATCGAAGACTTAAGCAGCAAGGTGATGAAAGATGCCACGTCAACACCAAATTTCACGCACAGGGAGATCTCATTCCTGCTGAGGCTGATGCCTGAGCTCGTGCAATAGCGCACTCCATTCTTGGCTTTGGATGTAACTGAATGACAAACACGAAGAGGAACCCTTTGAGGGTAGTAAAATTTACGTAGGTTCGTGTCTTCATGGGATAGGGGGAGCCCTGGGGGTTTATATTTACATTTTGTAGCGAGGGGAGTGGTTTCCAATTGAAACCACCTTTAATGTACTTCCCCTGTTTTTATATACAAGACCACCACACATTGTGAGGTAATTTTTTTAATAACATAAtatgattatatgtcaccaaaggcATATCATTAGATTCATCATATCTGAAAGATGTTTCTCCTGATATGATTTTGGTGTTATATAACTTGTTTAGATTGTGGTTTAAGTTTTGGCATAAAATATTTAGCAGCCTTATAAATAAAAATAGAGGGAGTATAATGGATTAACAGGATAAAAAAGGTAATGAGTTAACTGAATACACAAAGCAATTAATTCCTACGTCTCGGTTTAACAAGCTTTGTCTATTATTTTGGTCAAAATATGAAAGAGAGTGGATTTGCTACACACATGGGTAGCTAGGCACGCGCTCATTGCCATCCAATCTGTGTGGAGATTCTTCGCTAAGGGCATCCCAgcggacgttgagcgaccgttttcatccgccgtgaccggatgcgtctggcaccacctccagcggggcgacgcaaagtgactgggccatccgcggagacgcaaacctggtccaaatatgtgcctcggatgcgtctctgcggacactGCGTGGACCTGGCAGCAACCCTGcgccgatgcgtcttctcaaacgcgccagcgactggcgtcgctgcgtcgcttcggcagtctgcgccacgttaatggcgatgcctcggctgccgagcggccgcagcccacctccaCCAACCACGATAATGgcgtcgccacgcgtcccgcggccaccgcatgcctccggcctatataaaggggggcgcgttcttcttcctcatccactcctccaaagaaaccctagctgccagaaagctccaccgtagcgccgcctaggtgtccctgcgacgcagccaggcctgcgaagaagtccatggcgggtcctggtggccggcgaggcggtcgaggccgcggccctgggcacccccggggacggggcaggggccgccgtggtggagcagctacggccccacgttcgccgtcgcctgcgccctcctcgttttcgcaggaggaccgctgcttcgagttcctcctccgcatcgacgacaacccgctcggcatcaagcggctcccggacaagttcgccgagttcgtcaatggcgtcgagccggcgcatttgcagctacgggaggccagctgcaacttcggccgctggaccgtggaggtcttgttagacgggcagggcaagatgtacctgcacaccagGTGGGGCAAGTTCgtccgtgacctcgcgctcgagcccggctgccagctcaccttcctctacgagagggacggcgagatgatcgtcaaggtgttcgacgacacggcctgccgcaggcactaccacacgggcgaatccggctcggacaccgatagttagaacttagagtgttctttctttgcagcgaatatggctacgggccagacgacaTAAAATAAATTTCAAACCCTATGTCTGTGTGTCGTTTATAggtgggattttggggaaagcccTTTGTCCGTGTGTCATTCATGGGTAACTTTCATCATGGCTAATTGGACTATGTGACCTCTAGCtatatattacttgataaaactgtttATTAAAGATAGGACTTTGTAAATGTTAAAATGTGGTTTACTAATGTAAAATATTGTTTTGCGCAAATGTTAAACACTATAGCCATTCCTTTGATATCCTTAAGCATGTACAAATAGGTTTATTATTGCATTGGTGTAACTTGCCACACATTCAAAGTGTTGATCACTCTCATGGCTGCAATGTCTTATGTTGCAGGTTGTTCCGATGACGAGTGAGATACGATGTTAGGGTCACGATGCTCCAGTCGATTGCTTGTGGCACATTTGCTGGATTCGCCACTTTATTTATCTTTTCGCTGTTCATTTTTGCCTAAGGGCATTTTTGTAATAAAAGACTTTGTATTCAGATTTGATGCGTTGTAATAATGATATGACTATGATATTAGCAAATTCTTGGGACTAGTACAGTGGATGCACATAGACTCCTGATCTTTCTAGGTCCGGGTCACCACAACTAGGCAATGTTTTCTATGCAACTAGTTCAGTCATTGGGATACAAATTGTCCAACCTTTGGGACCGGCACAACAAGTAGGGGTCGACGAGGCACAAGGGGTCGTCGAGGGCGAGGAAGAAACTAGGCTACTGTATTTCTATTTCTATGCTTTAACAATATTTGTCATAATTATTGAACAATATTTGTATTTCTATGCTTCGAACAATGCTATAATTTGTAATAAGTATTGAACAATATTTGTATTTCTATGCTTCGAACAATGCTATAATTTGTAATAAGTATTGAATAATATTTTTATTTCTATGCTTCAAATAATGCTATAATTTGTACTCCTTATACTTTCTCAACAATGTTGTCTTCTTGTTTACATACTCTAACAAATAGTCTGATTTCAGTTATAACACGAAGGGTACTACACAGTCACGGCAACGGTGGCAGCAGCGCATTGGGCTGTACGTTACTGACTGGGGTACTGCGACACAACGAGTATGGCCACATGATCAGCCGTTCGATCCTGTAGAGTTCGACTCGTACTTGCGGAGGTACATGGCGGCGACATGGCTGATCCTTGTCCTGGTATCTGACCCGGAGGATTTCCCAGCACTGACTGCGGAGGATATGTATCCGACTCAGTCCCAGGCGGTCTCTCAACAAAACGCGGTATGTCATTCATATAAAATACTACTATACTTGTGCATTTACATATTGGGGTATACATTTTAAATACTACTATAATTGTGCAGTTGACAGAGGATCTTCAGGATGATCTAGGTAGATACTCGCGGTCCCTATCCACTGGACCTCTTCTACCGCGAGATCACCAGGTATCCTGGGTCAGACGCTTGGAGGAAAAGTTTCGCAGAGTCTACGTGGCTATCATGTGCAGCCGTACGTCGGACGTCGTACATCGTCCATGTCTTACACCGACGGCGACGCCCAGACCACCGCCGCATCGTCAGGATCCACGTCCACGTCTTACACGGATGGCGACGCCCAGACCATCACCACGCCCTGACCAGGCTGGAGGTTCGTCGTGGCAGAAGTAGTAACCTTTCGACACATCTCAAGATCAGCAGCATTAGCCTTCCTTCAATCCTGACCAGCACCAGCAGCACAACACCATGATAGCTTCGAGTACTGGAAGCACGTGCAGAGTCCTTACCTCGGAGGAGGTCCATCTCAGCAGCCTGGTACGTACCGTTCTATGTATACTCTTCCTTTCTCATCAGCAGGGTAATTGTACCtgacttatgtttcatgccatcgGCTACACGCAGACGCAGCACACTGCGTCTAGAGGTACGACATGGGGAGACAGTTCTCGCGATGCTGGTAACCCGGAGGATTGCATGTCAGAGCAGTACTGGCAGCACATGCAAACTCCTCCACCCAACCCCACCCAGGAGACGCAGTACGACCACGCGTCCGGGTCCTGGATCCCTGCTCTCAACGCCAGTGCCCCAGACAAGTTCGGTTTGACACCCCGTGCCACGCCACCCCTCACGACGGCCCAAACCCCGTCCCGACTGATGGATGACCTATGTATGAGACATTTATGTATGCATGACCTATGTATGAGACATTTATGTATGCATGACCTATGTATGATACATTTATGTATGCATGACTATTTATCAGACGTATATTAATTACATTTGTATTCTTAATATCAAGTGAAAGTCCCGCCGAAATTTCCCGCCACTTATCTCCCGCTCACATCTTGCCGCCACTTTTCTTCCGCTGAAATTTCCTGCCACTTATCTCCCGCTCACATCTTCCCGCCTGACAAGGGGGCTCCTcggtaatgcccaccatgaggggcttagggttgacgaaatcctgcaggttagcacgagacatcggataccaaacgaacagaaggtgagatttacctaggttcggggccttcaatgaggtaaaacccgtactcctgcttgtctgatcttgatttatagatgaaaaggtaacAATGGGGCAGTCGATAGAATGCGTGGTGGTGATCTTTTTGggaggcaaggtttctagggtttggtgtatgcGAGGTTGTATGCGATTGTGTGTGTCCccccggcaggccctctcctggcctttatataggaagtcaggtcccgagagtcctgcacGGATTTGACTAGATTATAACAAGATCCAATCTATCTTTCCTTTACAcaacgtcttcttgccttgtttgtcaagaatcctcctccttccaTCTTTCCATCGCCGCAACCAACATGTTGGTCCATCTTGGGCTACAGAAATccttgtgggccccctgtgggccAGGGAAGGTTGGCtaatatcggttacccgaagggtaatgcccacatcaggagCCCCAGTGACTGGCAGAAGCaatgcttcgggcagggactaaagttgctaTTATCTGAACATTTCATCTGAACGTTTCGATTAGTCGAAGAATgtagaatcttgtgcttgatgaagTGTCGAAGTTGTTTTTTATCGGgtgtgcgaccagcgctcccaatgggagtagccccccgagtctacGGATGGATGCTTCCAACCgtacgtagactcaagttgtgctactCTAATGATTTTCTGCTGATGTCGATGTTTTTTGAGTCTTCTCCTTCATCCGATGCCTTCGGAATGTATCGGGTCCTTGAGGAATATGGACTTCGAGAGAAGCAGGAGAGTTGAATGTATGTAAGTGATGAAAGTAATGAGCCCAGGTTTACTCGTTGAACCGAgactggttaactgccgaagCAAAACCGCGTTACTCTACATAGGTTCAAGTCCACGGGCTCGAAACTGGATTTCTAGGACCTTCGGGTCCGTTTTGCTTACTGACGAGGCTTCCATCCTTCTAtcaggtgcgcggccagcgctaccGATGGGAGTACCCCCCGAGCATGTGGATGACTGTGAAGTAGTCATGCACGGGATATAAGTTGTTAAGTCGAATATCGTAAGTTTCTTCGAGTTCCGATAATATTCGGGTGCTCCATcgtggaggagccgatgattttgatgatgtcatcaACGATGTGGCAACCGCTGCGGCGAGATTGACGGGACATGACCTAGCGGGCCCGCCCCACGTTTGCGTAGTCAGTTAatacagactcgaggaaaggtagtgggtgatgggggtcccactcccccacgtacgggtagagcgctcaatctcggaacagataacaagaactcgggtcctaggggacattagcgagacaaagatccgatgctttcgcaaaggggctcacagatgccactgcttagcaattttagttgttaacattaaagtaaggcatgattatctccaacaaatgaTATAGAATGTGATAacttcccaacaacccaacataaatCCCGAACAGATATCGAGATAAACAAGAAAGCTATACacacctacgactcgcaaggctcaaacatcaagcaacggctatgggtacggaatggtacatataggattattatggtaaacaagtggaataggacacgtgactcgataaagaatcgcaacataaggatagcagtaagagggagagcaaaatgtaaaataggtgaagagagagggctcgcctgtgaaaagctgcagaagaacttgtcggagaactcgtcgtatctcacatcaccacttcgtgatcctatccgggaagaacggATGCACCACTTACTACTAtgaaagaagaatcggcatgatcatgatatgatatgcatggcatggcaacgatgatgcgatgcaacttatccaaattaatcggagtcagAACCCCGGTCAAGCAATTaggtttggagttgcatttctaccgacaatattaaatgttgattagcatggaaacacatggcatgggtgagctacttcaaagttaaacggagcggggaaaaccacgtCGGTgtcccgaaatactccgcatatatgtgaggtgaaatgaTCAAACTATCACGGCTCGACATGATGCGATAtgaaaacagatgaatggatggcatattcatgttcatcatatttttctgatcaattttcatatataaaacattttatttcgagaAACCATTttaaagttattaacagattgatTTTATTTGTTGAAATAGAAAATACATGATTTATTTTATTAGGGAAAGGACCCGAAAATAAAGTTTGACCAGGGGAGGGACCCTGCGTTGTTTAACAAAAGATCCATGGGGTTTTGCAGCAAAGCTTCAGAGCCAGGGACGGCGGTTTAGTTTGTAAAAAGATGTAGGGAGTTTCTTGCAAGATGTGTGGATCCAGATCTGGGGAAAACGGTTCTCACCGGAGGGGCAGCTAGCCCAGGTCGCTAATGGGTGGGTCCCGGAGCCATGTGGACGCCACCATGGCGAACCATCCGCGCACGCACACCAGGTGCTCGACGCCGTGCACGGGTGGCGACCACCGCGGGGAGGCATGGTGTGCGCCGGCGTTGGAGGGCGCCTCAGGACGCGCGCGTGGGACCGTCGTGCTCGCCTCGTCGGCGCGGACAAGACGGTGGCGGCACCGCTTGCAGGGGATCGCCGGAacgctgccggcggcgaggatctgcggGGAAAGTTTCGGCCACCACGGTGAAAAAGGGAACCAGGACGCGTGGAAAAGGTAGAGGATGTCTGGGGTGTGCATGAGCTCACCAGGACTGGAGTGGTGCGCTCAGAAAGGTCGAAGGAGGAAGAGGGTGGCCGGAATCGACGAAAACGTTCGTCGGTGCTGAGAAAGAACGGCGACGATGGCGGCGGTTTGAGGCGTCCCCGGCTCGAATTGAGGCCACCAGGAGAACCACGATGCCGAGGCGCATCCGGAGCTGGTCACAGAACAGATAGGGGTGGTCGGAGGAGGCCGAACGTCGGTGAGGTGGTGTTACAGAGAGGGGGgaaaggggaggagaggagggtggcggcggctcgagggaggagagggagagaggagatACTAGTGTTTGGAGAGGGAAGATAAGGAGAGGGGAGAAAAGGTGAGTGCGGCATGGGTGCGGTGGTTGGAGGGAGGACCACGCCAGGAAAAAGAGGGAGCACGGCACGCCTCTCTCTCGTGCTCGCTCGTGGTGAAGacgacaaggagaggaggagaaaaAGGGTATCGGGCCGGAGGTAGCTAGGCTGCTACTGGTGCTGGGCCGGGGGGAAGAGGGAGAGATGGGCCAGGAAGAAAAGGAGCAGGCCACAAGAGAGAGATGGAGCCCAGGGTTAGATTAGATTAGATAGGGTTTTCCTTTTGTATTCTGTTTTGTAAAATATTTGAAACATAGCTCAAATTCAAACACTGTTTGAATTGAAGCAAAGAGGTGAGATGGATAAAGAAAAATAATtaggggtt includes:
- the LOC124687155 gene encoding glycerophosphodiester phosphodiesterase GDPD1, chloroplastic-like, which encodes MALKAARVSDVPTLDVLVPDLAAAARIGAGAKQQRAAGRLALIGHRGKGMNALSSPDRRLQEVKENSVRSFNEAARFAIDYVEFDVQVTKDACPIIFHDNFIFTEEQGKVSDRRVTDLRLEEFLQYGPQNKEGKNGKPLLRKMKDGRVLNWNVQSDDPLCTLQEAFEKVNPRLGFNVELKFDDNLVYQEEELSHILEAILKVVFEYAKDRPIIFSSFQPDAAQLMRKMQSTYPVYFLTNGGTEIYTDVRRNSLEEAVKLCLACGMQGIVSEARAIFRFPAAIPKIKEADLSLLTYGTLNNVPEAVYMQHLMGVNGVIVDLVPEITKAISDLIATPQTDMEIEDLSSKVMKDATSTPNFTHREISFLLRLMPELVQ